The genomic window ACCCCGGACTATCGAATAATGTGAGTGTATAGGTTCAGGCGTTCGTCAGAAGCCCATCGATCATTTCATTGATCGCGTCGCGAGCGGCATTTCTCATTTTCGGCCCGGGCTTCACGAGCTGAAGAATTATTCGGCCGTGAACCTCAACCAGCATTCGATCAGCGGTCTCTTCAACGGGAATATCCGGCCTAATCTCGCCAGCCTTTTTTCCCTCAGCGATCAGTTTGATCCAGAAACGCCTTTGTTTATCGAAACGTTTCGATTGAATAATCTGAAGCTCGGAGTTTCGAGTGCTCATCGCAACCGAGTTGATCCAGAAGCGCCACCATCGGTTCGCCGGCAACTGCTCAATGTAAGACAGTGCGATGCGACGAAGTTGGGCTGCTGGCGATCCCTTGTACTGATCCCAATCATCAGGCAATTCATAACCTGACTCAAGGGCCGTCGCGATCAGCGCTTCTTTTGACCGAAAGTGATAGGTAATCGTGCCAAGACTTACATTTGCGGCCTCGGCAATTTGCCGCATTGTTACGTTTTCAATGCCCCGTTCTGCGATCAGGTCGTACACCACGCCAGCAATATGTTTTTGCTGAAGCTTTCCCCTGCTTTCGACAGGAGAGGATCCTTGCTTCGTTACTGCGGAGTTTTCTGGCATGTCGGCGATATTGATTGTTAAAACGATCTAATGTTTTTTGAACGCACTACGCAGCTCAGTCTTCAAGACCTTTCCCGTGCTGTTTTTGGGAAGCTCACGAACGAATACGACGTGCTTTGGCTTCTTATAACTCGCGAGCTCCCCTGCGCAACGCTGAATGAGCGCATCAGCCGACACGCTTGCCCCAGGTTCGAGCTCGACAAACGCCGCCACCGATTCCCCATAGACCTCGTCAGGCACACCTATCACCGCGGCATCCGCAACGCCCGGATGACGAAGGAGTACTAACTCGACCTCCTTAGAATATACGTTGTACCCGCCGGAAAGAACCATATCCTTCTTTCGGTCGACGATGTAGAGATACCCCTCATTGTCAAAGCGACCGATATCCCCGGTCTTGAACCAGCCATCTTGGAATGCGCCACGCATCGCATCTGGCTGCCTGAAGTACGTCCTGAAGAGAAGGTATTGACCGGGGAGTCCGGACCTCACCCATATTTCCCCGGCTTCGCCAGTTGGAACTGGCTCGCCCGCCTCGTTGACTAAGCGAAGCTCCACTCCCGGTGTGACGCGCCCAACAGAGCTGCTGTACTTGAGTTGATCCTGCGGCTGGAGCATGGCCAGCGCACCCGCCTCCGTCATCGCAAAGAAAGAAAATATTTGTAGCTGGGGAAGTGCTGTTATCAATCGTCGCTTCGTCTCGATAGGAAACGCCTCACCCGTAGCCACAAGGACGCGGAGGGAGTGGTACCGCCCGGGACTTGCTTCAATCGAAGGAAGCATCATTCGACCAACAGTCGGAACGATCGAGATAAGGGTGATTTGCTCAGCCTCAATTATCTTAGTCGCCTCCTCTGCGTCGAAACGAGGCATGATGTATAAGGTGGCACCAAGGACGGCCATATTGCCAACCCGCGCGAAAGCAGTTCGATGCGCCAACGGGGTCGTCACTAAGATTCGATCGTCGTCGGACACGCGCCAGTATGTTGCGTTCAAGAATCCATTCGCGACGATATAATTCGCCTGGGTGGTGATGACTCCCTTTGGTCGCCCAGTCGTTCCCGAGGTGTACGAGATCATACAATCATCGCACTCTGGCGGGACTTCTATTTGTTCGCTCGCTGTCGCAAGGAGAGTTGTAAGCGCGATTTCATTTGAGTTTGACGTTTCTCCGATGAAGAAGCGTTGAACATTTTGTCCAAGAACAAGCTTTTCGATGGTTTCACGCTCGGCTTCACCAAAAAATACCGCGACTGGCGCCGCATCCGCTATGATCGCCGAAATCTCCTTTGAAGAAAGGCGCATATTGATCGGCATTGCGATCGCACCACACTTCACGATTCCGAAGAAAACGGTCACAAACTCGCAGCAATTTGGCAGGCAGATCGCAACGCGATCCCCAACATTAATACCGGAGTTACGTAGATAAGTGGCGATGCGGCTGCTGTCGTCGTGAAGCTGTCGAAAAGTTACGCGACTTTCGCCACAAACCAAAGCGGCCTTATTCGGCAGAAGTTGTGCTTGAGCAGCTAGGTAGGCCGACAGCTTCACTGCTATCTCCGTCTCGGCGCAAAGTCGGGGAATGCGATCTCATCAGTTAGCCGGTCCCACCGCACCTCAACCGGCATGCCAATCTCGATTTCATTCTCGTCACAATCGACCAAATTACACAGAAAGCGAACGCCCTCATCAAGCTCGACATAGGCGCAGATATACGGAACGCGCTGTTCGTGGCCTGGCCACGGCGATCGAGTAACAGTCCACGAATAAACCGTGCCGCAGCCCGATGCTTCCCGCCATTCGACAGTCTTTCGCCCGGTGAAGAGGCTCACCGGCCTTGGGAAATGCTGAAAACGTTTGGTCTCGGTGCAGAACTGCAACATCAACTTGCCGCGCTTTGCTCCGTCCCAAAATTCCTTGGTATCGATGTATGATCCAATTTTGGGAAGAGGCCGAACGGCTTTCACGTGTTCATTCATCTCTATTGCTCCAGGATCATAACCGCTGAAGTGCACCAGTTGCGGGCATAGGGGATACCCCCGATGCCGGTTACCATCGCATTCTGCGTCCTCTTGATTTGCCGCGGCCCACCCTCGCCGAACATCTGCCGAACAGCTTCGACGAGGTTAAGCCCTCCTCCAGCAAGCCCCGGCTGCCCCGCGGAAATCTGCCCGCCACCGGTGTTAAGCGGGAGGTCTCCCTCGAACGTCATGTCCTTGTTGAGGATGAAATCAGCGCCTTTTCCAACTTCGGAGAAGCCGATCTGCTCAAGCTGCAACATGATGGCGATGATGAAGTCGTCATACGGATGGAAAGACTGTACATCCTGCGCTCTCAATCCGGACTGCTTCAGCGCGTGCGGACCCGCGACCAGAAATCCCGACTCGGTGATTTCAGTTAGTGGCTCGGTGACCTTGTAATGCGTCAATTCTGCGTAACCGGTCGGATGAATCGCCTTAAGACCTCGTCGCTTCGCCTCATCGCTGGACATCATCAGAACGGCATTCGCGCCATCGCATACCATGACGCTATCGAGGACACGCAGCGGGTCTGAGACCAGCTTCGAGTTGAGATAATCCTCCTCCGTAATCGCCTTCTGCAAGCGCGGGCACGCGTTGTTATTTAGAAGCGCATGGCTGCGCTGGGTTACCGCTAGTCGAGCGAGTGCACGCCGGTTTAAACCATAAAGATGATCATACCGCCGCATAATCATCCCGAACGCACCGACAGGACCTCGTAATCCTGTTGGATACTGATACTCAAAGCGTTGCGCGCCCTGCTCGGGTGTTTGGCCGCTAGATTGCGCATCGGCCGCCAGGACAAGCGCGATGGAGCACGCTTTATTTCGGATTGCCATGGCAGCGCGCGCCACGCCGCCAATGCTAGAGACGCCTCCGAGTCCTAAGAGTTCAAGCCAAGTTGGGGATATGCCCAGAACGTCCGCCATGTACTGCGCCCAGAACGGATTTGCGCTCTCGCTCATGGTCTCAGACACCAACAAGCCGTCTATTTCGGATTTGTCCACGTTTGTTTGGCGCAGGATTTGGTCGAGCGCATCTCCTGCCAACTCGTACGATGTTCGGCCTGCCCGCACGTCGATCTTTGTCTCTGCGTAACCTGCAATAGCAACGTCTTTCATTAACGGACCCATCTGGCTTCATTTCGGATCGGCTATATTGTACGACTGTACGACTAATCGTACGTTTGTACAGTTTTTTCTTGCTGGACGCCGGGAAGCCTGCAGATATGAACGGCGAAACATGCCGCGAGTGCGCCAGATGGCGCGGAAGGTGGGACTCGGCGTGATTTGGAAGATCTTTCGGCCGTCGTGGACCATCATGCGAAGGAAAGCCATCCGAGGCGTGTGCGAGCTGATCTGCCCAGAAAGGCCGGCCGCGAGATCGTTGGCTCACACGGAAGGAAGGCGCCAAGGCATCGCTGTTAGGCGCTGCCTTGCCCGAATTGAGGAATGCGCCTCGAACGTCGGCTCAAAGGCCGTAGAGGCCCCGCGCAAACCCACCGATGCCTCGTGCATCGAGACTCTTCAACGGCGCCCGTAGCGTGACGCGCACAACACCGGGATTACGACCGATCTCGATGGCACCGGCCATCGTCGCCCGGTTCATGACCTCTGGCACGCTCATCTCCAGGACTTCGGCCGCGCGCTTGAGACCGCTTTCTGTTGCCTGATTGAGGTTTGCTCCAGTCCCGATGAATGTCACCGGCGCATCAATCTCGATTTTCACCTTGTGCTTTTGGGCTAAGCTTTCTGCTCTCGTGCGCTCGTTCGCCGCCAAGGGCTGAGCGAGGTACGGAAGGTCTTCGATGCATGGAAAAAGAATCGGGCCGTCGATCGACAGCCCTTTAATCAGGTGCACTTCCAATGTGGCGGTGCCGGCGACATCGCAGGTATGACCGGCGATCTCACCATCTCCCTGCAAGGCGTGCATATCACCCAGGTAGATGCCGCCACCCGGAACCTTCACCGGGCAGATCAAAACCGCCCCTTCGCGGACGGAGTTCACGTCAAGATGCCCATCGGTCTTGTGAAGCGCGAGTTCCTCTGCCGTTAGCGCGTAGATATGGGGCGCGCCAACCAAGAATGCACCGAAGTCGCCTGCATTGTGCGCATCCGGCATCGCCTTCGAAGGCGTCGTACCAAGCTGCCCAAGGAATGGTCGCAGCCGCGTCGCAATGCCGACGAGATCCGCCGGGGCGAAAGTTAAAATAGGGTGCTGGATTGAAGCATCTGGAATAGCCATCAACCGCGCCGCATCCGTCGCCATGGCCTCGGCTTCAGGCTTGCTGACCGTCAGCCCGATTTGGCGTTCGTCGTCGAACGCAATCGTGTAGCCGTTAGAGAAGATGAACGGTGTTGCATCCGCGCCGCAGTTTTCGCACCGAACGGCGGTCTGGCCAATTCCCTCAATTCGCGTTCGCGGCCACTCCAGCTTGCAGTTTGGGCATACCGCCGCACAGAAGGGATCGCCGTTGAATCGGCCTGTCATCACCTTGTCGTTTCCGGATGAGGTTGCTGCTGAGGTGACGACCAGCGACCGAATCCGTATCGCGATGGCGTCTCCGATCTCAGCGCCCGCCACTGCGACAGGGCGAGTGACCTCGTGCCCGCCCCGGATCTCCGGCGTTATCATGGGTCCCCAGCAGCCAGGTGCGGTATTGGCGACGATAACGCCACCGTCCGCAACGGGCCCAAGCATTGGAAGAGACGGGTCCAAAACGCCATTCGTCAGTTCGTTGACGAACACGGTGCGGCTTCCCGATTGCGCTGCCTTTGTCTTCTCGAGCATTGCAGTTTCCTCCTGTTTGAATGGAAGCTTTGTTTGGCACTGCTGTAGCGAGCCTAAGTCCCGAACCTCGTACAGCGCACTCCGTAACGAACTTTGGATTCGCTGGCGTCATCGTTAGGGACGGCAGAGTTCGGCGATGCAACGTGCCCCAAGAGCGCGAGGATCGGCGCGGGTTCGCGGCGGTCGCTATCCCCACACGCATGAGAATGCCAGTGTCGAAGCATGTAGACCACATCCTGATCGTCGACGATGATCGGGAAATCAGGGACCGGGTATCGAGTTATCTTACTATTGGTAATCACTGGTGGGCCCGGCAGGACTCGAACCTGCAACCAGACCGTTATGAGCGAGCCTAGCAACGTTCACGATCATAATAAATCAAATACTTAGCTCGCGTCCGCCGATGTTTGGTGGCGATTTAAGCAATCGCTCCATTAGCGAAACATCGGGCCAGGATAATTCGACTATCGCTCCGCCAAAGGCCTTGATGGTTTGATCATGGAGCGGCTTAACCAGATACGACAAGACAGTTCGTCGGTCATTTGCACAGGCCTCAACGGACGCACCAGAAAGGAGCTTAATTCCCCGGATCAAGCTCCGGCTTGGGGAAACAACTTCCGCCCTGCCAAAATCGACTATTCGGCGGCATTCAAACCCTCGATAGGCTCGTCGATAGTCTTAAATGCTCCGTAGCCATGCCGCTCATCGCGCGCTTTCAGCCTATCTGATCGTTCGATCGATCGACCGAATCCTCCCCCTCCCGGAGTCTGAACATTTATCGTATCGCCAGCCCTGAGCTGAATGTCCTGATCCTTGGAGAGGTGGACCGGAACGAACAACTTGCCTCCCTGCTCGATCTCAATTCGATTGGGCTGGCCGGGCTCGCCGCCCAGAACGCCCGGAGGGCCCTCGCGGCCGTGGTCCATAACGAACGAAGCCCTCGCTTCTCCCCGGCGGAGCGCGACGGAATAGCGAACGCCAAACCCACCACGATGACGACCAGCTCCCGCCGATTGTTCGGCAATCGAAAACTCTTTGAAGAGCACCGGAAAGCGCTGCTCCAGAATCTCAATCGGAGGCGTCTTAGCAATGCCAATCGTCGAGCAGCCGTTGGAAATCCCGTCGAATTCCATCGATCCGCCGTAACCACCGCCTGTCACGATATACATGACATAGTTGTTACCGGTCTCAGGATCTGTTCCACCGATTGCGAGATTGCCGCTTGTACCCGCTGGCGCAGCGAAAAGCCGATCTGGAAGCGCCTCGGCAAGCGCAAGAAATACCGCTTCTGCAATGCGCTGACTGACTTCTGCCGCGCAGCCGGAGACCGGTCGCGGATACTGCGCATCGAGGAACGTGCCAACAGGCACAGGAACAATCAGAGGCTCGAACGTACCGGCATTAATCGGCACCTCTGGAAATATATGTTTAATGGCGAGATAGATCGCCGATTTGGTGGTAGCAATGACACTGTTCATCGGACCGCGGCATGGAGTGCTCGATTCCGTAAGATCAAATTCCAGCGTGTCGCCGCGCTTTCGAATGGTCAGGTTGATCTCAAGTGGTTCATCCACAACGCCGTCGGAGTCGACAACGGATCTTCCCTTGTAATCACCATCCGGAATTGATGCGATCTTCGCTCTCATTTGTTGAGAGGCGCCCTCTTTGAGCTGTTCGATCGCCTGCTCAACAAGTATTGCTCCGTATCGATTCAGCAGCGCCGTTAAGCGTCGCTCTCCGATTTCCAGGGCAGCCGCTTGAGCGCGGATGTCTCCGATACGCTGATCAGCGATGCGGATGTTCGATAGAATGATCGAAAGAATCTCTTCGTCGATGAGGCCGCGCTTATAGAGCTTCACGGGCGGCAGGCGAAGTCCTTCTTGCTCAACCTCCGTCGCCTTTGCTGAGAAGCCTCCCGGCACCATTCCGCCGGTATCTGGCCAGTGTCCTGTATTCGCCAGCCACGCAAATAGTTTGCCACGATAAAAGAACGGTTTGACAAACTTGACGTCCATCAGATGGGTGCCACCCAAATACGGATCATTCACAATGAAAATGTCGCCATCTTCGACATTCTTGGCGCGATCAATCACCGCGCGCGTCGAGAACTGCATAGTGCCGACGAATATCGGCAACCCCAATTCTCCCTGCGCGATGAGCTCGCCAGTCGTTCGATGATAGATGCCATCTGACCGATCGAGACCCTCAGCGATCACCGGGCTGAAGGCCGCGCGCACGAATGTCGTGTCCATCTCGTTGCAGACCTGTTGCAAACCGTTCTGAATGACGGCAAGCGTAACTGGATCGATACCCATGTTTCAGGATCCTTTTGCAACGTGGATAATGACATTTCCGAGTCCGTCGACCTCCACGCGGTCTCCAGGAAGGATCACCGTGGTTGCGTCGAGCTGCTCCAAGATGGCAGGGCCGACGAATTCAGATTTCAATGGAAGCCGATCTCGGTCGTAAACTGGTGTCGCCATCCACTTGTCGTCGAACCACACATCGCGGACCTGGATGCGTGCAGCCTCAACCGTCGGAGCGACGCTCTTCGACGTAAGCGCATCGACCGGGAATGGCTTTCGCTGGCCGATGACCGCCGTGTGCAGATTGACAAGCACTGGCTTGATCTCCGGCAGAGCCACCCTGAACCTGTTCCAGTAAGCCTCCGCAAAAGCCTTCGCTAAATCAGAAATCTCGACGCTTGAATCTGGGAGCGCGACATTGAGAATGTGGGTCTGACCTTGAAACTGCATGTCTGCAGTGTGAAGAATCTTCACACCTTCGATCTCAACATTCTCCCGCACCAGAATGTCCTTTCCCTCTTGAGCGTGAGTAGAAAGGACAGAAGCCAATTCGTCATTTCGAACAGCGTTAAGCGGCTTATTGATTGTCCGGACGAAGTCGTGACGCAGATCGGCCACGAGGCAACCAAGTGCATTCGTCAATCCAGGACGCGCCGGGATCAGGACTTTCGGGATACCAAGTTCACGCGCCAGCGCAGCCGCGTGCAATGGTCCAGCTCCTCCAAAAGCGAGCAAGATAAAGTCGCGGGGATCATGCCCGCGCGACAGTGACACCAGACGAATTGCGCCCGCCATCTTGTCATTCGCCACGCGGATCACAGCCGCTGCGGCCTGCGGAGCGTTCAAGTTGAGGGGTTTACCTACTTGACTGAACAGAGCCTCTTGAACGGCCGCCAATGTGGTCGCGTGCTGAACACCAAGCAAGCGGGATGGATTGAGCCGGCCCAGAACCAGGTTTGCATCCGTGATGGTTGGCTCCGCCCCCCCTCGTCCAAAGCAGATCGGACCGGGGTATGCGCCTGCGCTTTTTGGGCCGATCTGCAGGAGGCCCGCTTCATCAACGTGCGCGATCGATCCTCCGCCAGCACCGACCGTGTGCACGTCGACCATCGGGACATGGATCGGCATCGCATATTCGATCTCAAGTTCAGATGAGACCAGCGGAACGCCGTCTTGGATCAATGCTACGTCGGTTGACGTGCCGCCCATGTCGTAAGTGACGACATTGGGAAAGCCCGCAGCCGTGGCAGTGCTGGCTGCCGCAATCACACCTGAGGCCGGTCCAGACATCACAGTCTGCACGGCGGTGTGAGTCACGATTGTGGACGATGCAGTCCCGCCATTGCCTTGCATGACGAGCAATTGGCGCTTTAAGCCTCGATCCTTGAGTTCATTCTCGAGCTTGTTGAGATAACGATGCAATATCGGCTGCACGGATCCATTAACCGCAGCCGTAACACCCCGTTCGTACTCCCGGCACTCACCGATGATCTGGTGCCCTGCGGTAACGTATTCGTTCGGCCAAACGGACCGGATAATCTCAA from Nitrobacteraceae bacterium AZCC 1564 includes these protein-coding regions:
- a CDS encoding AcrR family transcriptional regulator (product_source=COG1309; cath_funfam=1.10.357.10; cog=COG1309; pfam=PF00440,PF13977; superfamily=46689,48498) — translated: MPENSAVTKQGSSPVESRGKLQQKHIAGVVYDLIAERGIENVTMRQIAEAANVSLGTITYHFRSKEALIATALESGYELPDDWDQYKGSPAAQLRRIALSYIEQLPANRWWRFWINSVAMSTRNSELQIIQSKRFDKQRRFWIKLIAEGKKAGEIRPDIPVEETADRMLVEVHGRIILQLVKPGPKMRNAARDAINEMIDGLLTNA
- a CDS encoding long-chain acyl-CoA synthetase (product_source=KO:K01897; cath_funfam=2.30.38.10,3.30.300.30,3.40.50.980; cog=COG0318; ko=KO:K01897; pfam=PF00501,PF13193; superfamily=56801); the protein is MKLSAYLAAQAQLLPNKAALVCGESRVTFRQLHDDSSRIATYLRNSGINVGDRVAICLPNCCEFVTVFFGIVKCGAIAMPINMRLSSKEISAIIADAAPVAVFFGEAERETIEKLVLGQNVQRFFIGETSNSNEIALTTLLATASEQIEVPPECDDCMISYTSGTTGRPKGVITTQANYIVANGFLNATYWRVSDDDRILVTTPLAHRTAFARVGNMAVLGATLYIMPRFDAEEATKIIEAEQITLISIVPTVGRMMLPSIEASPGRYHSLRVLVATGEAFPIETKRRLITALPQLQIFSFFAMTEAGALAMLQPQDQLKYSSSVGRVTPGVELRLVNEAGEPVPTGEAGEIWVRSGLPGQYLLFRTYFRQPDAMRGAFQDGWFKTGDIGRFDNEGYLYIVDRKKDMVLSGGYNVYSKEVELVLLRHPGVADAAVIGVPDEVYGESVAAFVELEPGASVSADALIQRCAGELASYKKPKHVVFVRELPKNSTGKVLKTELRSAFKKH
- a CDS encoding putative OB-fold protein (product_source=COG1545; cog=COG1545; ko=KO:K07068; pfam=PF01796,PF12172; superfamily=50249); translated protein: MNEHVKAVRPLPKIGSYIDTKEFWDGAKRGKLMLQFCTETKRFQHFPRPVSLFTGRKTVEWREASGCGTVYSWTVTRSPWPGHEQRVPYICAYVELDEGVRFLCNLVDCDENEIEIGMPVEVRWDRLTDEIAFPDFAPRRR
- a CDS encoding acetyl-CoA acetyltransferase (product_source=COG0183; cath_funfam=3.40.47.10; cog=COG0183; pfam=PF00108; superfamily=53901), whose protein sequence is MGPLMKDVAIAGYAETKIDVRAGRTSYELAGDALDQILRQTNVDKSEIDGLLVSETMSESANPFWAQYMADVLGISPTWLELLGLGGVSSIGGVARAAMAIRNKACSIALVLAADAQSSGQTPEQGAQRFEYQYPTGLRGPVGAFGMIMRRYDHLYGLNRRALARLAVTQRSHALLNNNACPRLQKAITEEDYLNSKLVSDPLRVLDSVMVCDGANAVLMMSSDEAKRRGLKAIHPTGYAELTHYKVTEPLTEITESGFLVAGPHALKQSGLRAQDVQSFHPYDDFIIAIMLQLEQIGFSEVGKGADFILNKDMTFEGDLPLNTGGGQISAGQPGLAGGGLNLVEAVRQMFGEGGPRQIKRTQNAMVTGIGGIPYARNWCTSAVMILEQ
- a CDS encoding formamidase (product_source=KO:K01455; cath_funfam=2.60.120.580; cog=COG2421; ko=KO:K01455; pfam=PF03069; superfamily=141130), whose product is MLEKTKAAQSGSRTVFVNELTNGVLDPSLPMLGPVADGGVIVANTAPGCWGPMITPEIRGGHEVTRPVAVAGAEIGDAIAIRIRSLVVTSAATSSGNDKVMTGRFNGDPFCAAVCPNCKLEWPRTRIEGIGQTAVRCENCGADATPFIFSNGYTIAFDDERQIGLTVSKPEAEAMATDAARLMAIPDASIQHPILTFAPADLVGIATRLRPFLGQLGTTPSKAMPDAHNAGDFGAFLVGAPHIYALTAEELALHKTDGHLDVNSVREGAVLICPVKVPGGGIYLGDMHALQGDGEIAGHTCDVAGTATLEVHLIKGLSIDGPILFPCIEDLPYLAQPLAANERTRAESLAQKHKVKIEIDAPVTFIGTGANLNQATESGLKRAAEVLEMSVPEVMNRATMAGAIEIGRNPGVVRVTLRAPLKSLDARGIGGFARGLYGL
- a CDS encoding N-methylhydantoinase B (product_source=KO:K01474; cog=COG0146; ko=KO:K01474; pfam=PF02538) produces the protein MGIDPVTLAVIQNGLQQVCNEMDTTFVRAAFSPVIAEGLDRSDGIYHRTTGELIAQGELGLPIFVGTMQFSTRAVIDRAKNVEDGDIFIVNDPYLGGTHLMDVKFVKPFFYRGKLFAWLANTGHWPDTGGMVPGGFSAKATEVEQEGLRLPPVKLYKRGLIDEEILSIILSNIRIADQRIGDIRAQAAALEIGERRLTALLNRYGAILVEQAIEQLKEGASQQMRAKIASIPDGDYKGRSVVDSDGVVDEPLEINLTIRKRGDTLEFDLTESSTPCRGPMNSVIATTKSAIYLAIKHIFPEVPINAGTFEPLIVPVPVGTFLDAQYPRPVSGCAAEVSQRIAEAVFLALAEALPDRLFAAPAGTSGNLAIGGTDPETGNNYVMYIVTGGGYGGSMEFDGISNGCSTIGIAKTPPIEILEQRFPVLFKEFSIAEQSAGAGRHRGGFGVRYSVALRRGEARASFVMDHGREGPPGVLGGEPGQPNRIEIEQGGKLFVPVHLSKDQDIQLRAGDTINVQTPGGGGFGRSIERSDRLKARDERHGYGAFKTIDEPIEGLNAAE
- a CDS encoding N-methylhydantoinase A (product_source=KO:K01473; cath_funfam=3.90.226.10; cog=COG0145; ko=KO:K01473; pfam=PF01968,PF05378,PF19278; superfamily=53067) — protein: MDASGKVIEPLVDDDVRDLANHLLSLGVESVVIHFLHSYANPAHELRAVEIIRSVWPNEYVTAGHQIIGECREYERGVTAAVNGSVQPILHRYLNKLENELKDRGLKRQLLVMQGNGGTASSTIVTHTAVQTVMSGPASGVIAAASTATAAGFPNVVTYDMGGTSTDVALIQDGVPLVSSELEIEYAMPIHVPMVDVHTVGAGGGSIAHVDEAGLLQIGPKSAGAYPGPICFGRGGAEPTITDANLVLGRLNPSRLLGVQHATTLAAVQEALFSQVGKPLNLNAPQAAAAVIRVANDKMAGAIRLVSLSRGHDPRDFILLAFGGAGPLHAAALARELGIPKVLIPARPGLTNALGCLVADLRHDFVRTINKPLNAVRNDELASVLSTHAQEGKDILVRENVEIEGVKILHTADMQFQGQTHILNVALPDSSVEISDLAKAFAEAYWNRFRVALPEIKPVLVNLHTAVIGQRKPFPVDALTSKSVAPTVEAARIQVRDVWFDDKWMATPVYDRDRLPLKSEFVGPAILEQLDATTVILPGDRVEVDGLGNVIIHVAKGS